A section of the Roseivirga sp. BDSF3-8 genome encodes:
- a CDS encoding DUF3298 domain-containing protein translates to MRKLTFMFIASIFLAAPGCGQEEKEGDVPPAEDRESATPMAHPPAYPLEYTMVTLDTTLGNCEDTETFPACTRISLSYPDSLQGSSDLLRDSIGNLVREYVYENDARAQFFKKYSPSLIDTLGEEYRNMTLSKWEVTNDLSVEYNTPELVTLKFNTYQFTGGAHGNGSVVFFNFDPASGQKYSIRDLLKDPADMDSLNAVAETIFRQRYELGNQSFKTAGYWFQDNEFSLNDNFTITGQGLNFLYNAYEITSYAEGTPELFLPWNAISGLVDENKVPVQISVNQ, encoded by the coding sequence ATGAGAAAACTAACTTTTATGTTTATTGCCTCCATATTTTTAGCAGCTCCGGGCTGCGGACAGGAGGAAAAAGAGGGTGACGTACCTCCTGCTGAGGACAGGGAATCTGCCACGCCTATGGCACACCCTCCGGCTTATCCTCTTGAATACACTATGGTAACCCTGGATACTACGCTGGGGAATTGTGAGGATACGGAAACATTTCCCGCTTGCACAAGAATATCACTCTCCTATCCGGACAGCCTGCAGGGCTCAAGTGACTTGCTCAGGGATAGCATAGGTAATCTGGTACGGGAGTATGTTTATGAAAATGATGCCCGGGCGCAATTCTTTAAAAAATACTCTCCCAGTCTGATAGATACACTTGGGGAAGAATATCGAAACATGACACTTAGTAAATGGGAGGTAACGAATGACTTATCTGTTGAATACAATACCCCAGAGTTGGTGACACTGAAGTTTAACACATATCAGTTCACAGGTGGAGCCCATGGGAATGGTTCTGTAGTATTTTTTAATTTTGACCCCGCCAGCGGACAAAAATATAGTATCAGAGACTTACTAAAGGATCCGGCGGATATGGACTCATTGAATGCGGTGGCCGAAACTATCTTCCGACAAAGGTATGAACTTGGCAATCAATCTTTCAAAACAGCCGGATACTGGTTTCAGGACAATGAGTTTTCGCTCAATGATAACTTTACGATAACAGGTCAGGGGCTTAATTTTCTGTATAATGCTTATGAAATCACCTCTTATGCAGAAGGCACTCCCGAGCTTTTTCTGCCCTGGAATGCAATCTCCGGCCTGGTGGATGAAAACAAAGTTCCGGTTCAGATATCTGTAAATCAGTAA
- a CDS encoding TIGR00730 family Rossman fold protein, whose protein sequence is MRKINKVCVYAASSPYVDEKYFAATESLANSLVDNNVTVVYGGGAVGLMGHLADTVVAREGRIIGIMPNFMKKVELNHKAVTEFIFVGDMHERKKRFLEEVNGVIALPGGCGTFEELLEVITLKRLGLFMEPIIIYNINGYYDPLIQMLEKSIEEKFLKPKHRMMWTVLNEGDDVMEALQNAPEWTEELVNLKGYANLENKKRP, encoded by the coding sequence ATGAGAAAGATCAATAAGGTATGCGTATATGCCGCATCAAGCCCTTATGTAGATGAAAAATATTTTGCCGCAACAGAATCGCTGGCAAATTCACTGGTAGATAATAATGTGACGGTTGTGTACGGTGGAGGAGCAGTAGGTCTGATGGGACATCTTGCGGACACCGTCGTTGCACGGGAGGGGCGGATTATCGGCATTATGCCTAATTTCATGAAGAAAGTGGAGCTTAACCATAAGGCCGTTACCGAATTCATCTTTGTAGGTGACATGCATGAGAGGAAAAAGCGGTTTCTGGAAGAGGTAAATGGGGTGATCGCATTGCCTGGTGGTTGCGGTACCTTCGAAGAGCTACTGGAGGTTATTACTCTGAAGCGGCTGGGGCTTTTCATGGAACCAATCATCATTTACAATATCAATGGCTACTATGACCCTCTTATTCAAATGCTGGAAAAGAGTATTGAAGAAAAGTTTTTAAAGCCGAAGCATCGTATGATGTGGACTGTACTAAATGAAGGGGATGATGTGATGGAAGCCTTGCAAAACGCTCCGGAATGGACTGAGGAACTTGTTAATCTGAAGGGATACGCAAATCTGGAAAATAAAAAGCGCCCCTGA